From a single Lacerta agilis isolate rLacAgi1 chromosome 3, rLacAgi1.pri, whole genome shotgun sequence genomic region:
- the ENTPD6 gene encoding ectonucleoside triphosphate diphosphohydrolase 6, translating into MKVMKIPKLFYAFAVFTCAAIYAVYVKWHLDFKTKAAVNDLEKQLKSETSRTDQEVLYGIMFDAGSTGTRIHIFKFTQKPKEIPKLIHTTFRALKPGLSAYADSVDKSVQGINELLTVAKEDVPLELWKSTPLVLKATAGLRLLPKEKAQKLLDKVKDTFQESPFLVRSDCVSVMDGTDEGISAWITVNFLTDSLNAPRKRCVGMLDLGGGSIQITFRPSTKTALESSSAGRITSFQMFNTTYQLYSHSYLGLGLMSARLAILGGVEGQALKEGEDLTSSCLSPGFQGEWEHAKIIYRIKGQKAGKPLFESCSNEIAKLISTKVHRTDEVKDLDFYAFSYYYDLAVDAGLIDNEKGGTLAVGEFEAVAKNVCKTMEDQEGEHPFLCMDLTYVSLLLEELGFPKSHVLKLARKINNTETSWALGAILHYMDSLHKLQY; encoded by the exons ATGAAAGTTATGAAGATACCAAAACTGTTCTACGCTTTTGCAGTTTTTACATGTGCTGCTATTTATGCGGTATATGTAAAATGGCATTTGGACTTTAAAACAAAAGCTGCCGTCAATGATTTAGAAAAACAGCTCAAAAGTGAAACATCCAGAACAGATCAGGAAGTTCTTTATGGAATCATGTTTGATGCTGGAAGCACTGGGACTCGAATACACATATTCAAATTCACACAAAAGCCAAAAG AAATTCCTAAATTAATCCATACCACATTCAGAGCACTAAAGCCAGGACTTTCTGCATATGCTGACAGTGTTGATAAG AGTGTTCAAGGAATAAATGAGCTACTGACAGTTGCTAAAGAAGATGTTCCTTTGGAATTGTGGAAGTCCACTCCTTTGGTCCTTAAAGCAACAGCTGGCTTAAGACTGCTGCCAAAAGAAAAGGCACAGAAATTGCTGGATAAG GTAAAGGACACCTTTCAAGAATCTCCGTTCCTTGTAAGGAGTGACTGTGTCTCTGTAATGGATGGAACAGATGAAG GTATTTCAGCATGGATCACTGTCAACTTCTTAACAG ATAGCTTGAATGCTCCAAGAAAGAGGTGTGTAGGAATGCTGGATTTGGGAGGTGGCTCAATTCAGATCACATTTCGCCCAAGCACTAAG ACCGCTCTGGAGAGCTCCTCTGCTGGCCGCATCACTTCATTTCAGATGTTTAATACCACATACCAGCTGTATTCACACAG TTACTTGGGACTTGGGTTAATGTCGGCAAGGCTGGCGATTTTAGGAGGAGTTGAAGGTCAAGCCT TAAAGGAAGGTGAAGATCTTACAAGTTCCTGCTTATCGCCTGGTTTCCAGGGTGAATGGGAGCATGCCAAGATAATATACAGAATTAAAGGGCAGAAGGCAG GAAAACCTCTCTTCGAATCATGTTCCAATGAAATAGCAAAACTGATCAGCACGAAGGTTCATAGGACAGATGAAGTAAAGGATTTGGATTTTTATGCTTTTTCCTACTATTACGATTTGGCAGTGGATGCTGGTTTAATAG aTAATGAAAAAGGAGGGACCCTAGCAGTTGGTGAATTTGAAGCTGTTGCAAAGAATG TGTGTAAAACCATGGAAGATCAAGAAGGAGAGCATCCTTTTCTCTGCATGGATCTCACATACGTCAGTTTGCTTTTGGAAGAACTAGGCTTTCCAAAGAGCCATGTTCTTAAG CTTGCTCGAAAAATCAACAACACTGAAACCAGCTGGGCTCTGGGAGCTATACTTCACTATATGGATTCACTTCACAAACTGCAATATTAG